The genomic DNA GCAGGCTCTTCCAGTGCAGCACCAGGGCGGCCTGGGGGTTCTGCGCCAGCTCCTCGCCCTTGGTGGACTGGGTGTTGGTGTAGAACACGAAGCCGCGGGCGTCGAAGTCCTTCAACAGGACCATCCGCACGTCCGGCAGCCCGTCCGATCCGGCGGTGGCGAGCGCCATCGCGTTCGCGTCCTCGGGCTCGGAGGCCTCGGCCTCCTTCATCCAGGCGGCGAACAGCCCGACGGGGTCCTCGCTCAGCGTGAAGTCCGCGCTCTTCGGGTCATCGGTCCTTAACTGATCCACGCCAAGACTCCTGCCTGCCGCGTCCAGGGCCTGAGGGGGCACCGACATCGGCGTGTTCGGTCGAGCGAATAGCCCGTCGTGAGTCAGGTGTAATGCGGGGATGCGCGTGTAAAGGGCCAAGCCGGCGGTCGCAGATCGGCGCGTCCGTCTCGGCCCTGTCTCTGGCGATGGTCCTGTGCGGCTGCAGCCAGCCACTGCTGGTCTTCCGGGGCGATCCCCCGGCGGCGGCGCGCGTGGTCGAGGAGCCGACCGTCACCGGCAGCATCGAGAAGCGGCCCGTGAGTTTCGGGGACGACCTCGCCGAGGAGGATTGGCGCCGGGCGCGGGCCGCCCTGAGCGTCGCCCTGGATCCGCAGGGCAACGGGCGCCCGGTCAAGTGGGACAACCCGGAGACCGGGCTTCACGGGTCGGTCAACCCGACCGGGCTGCCGTATGTCTCGGATGAGCTGATCTGCCGCAACTTCCTGGCATCGGTGATCGCGCCGAGCCGCAGCCGCTTCGTCCGCGGCACCGGCTGCAAGCTCTCGGGCGGACCGTGGACGCTCAAGCGCGTCCGGGCCGCGAGCGGCACCGGACGCTCCTGAACTCCGTCGACGTCGGGGGCCCCTGCCCGTGCGGCAGCGGGAGCGCCCCCGCGCCCTCAGTACGGATGCCCGTAATAGGGCCGCACGCGCAGGCGCGGCTGCGCCGCCGGCGGAGCGGCGTAGCGGGCCGCGGCCTCCGGGTCGTAGGTGCGGATATAGGGATCGAGGGCCGGGTCGCGGTAATTGCCGTTGTTGACCCCCGCCGAGCGATCGTTGCCGCTCAGCGCCGCGTAGGGCGAGAGGCCGCTGCCGCTGTCGCCGCCGCCACCGCCGCCACCGCCCCAGGCAAAGGCCGTCCCCGGGATGGCGGCGAGGAGCATCGCCGCGAGGGGCATCGTCAGCGTCTTGCGCGTCATGTCCTGTCTCCGCACCACGTCATTGTCTGGCGAACGGTCCAGCTGGAGGTGGGGTTCCCCTCGGCGAGCCGCCACGGCCTCGCGACATTGTACCACCGCCCGCCAACACGCGTTTATTTGAAGGCCCGCGTTTCGATTTTTTCGGTTCACCGTCCAGAAATCGTCTCGCGCGTTAAGCTTGAACCGGTAGACAGCCACTCGGCCGTGCTTGATCGTGGTGCGGCGTAACAGCATTCGAGCCCGGCTCGACCGTATCCAGGGTCGGGACCGGGCGCATACCGGGCCTGGCTGCCGTGAGCGTCGACACGAAATCCGGCACGCGGGGCATGAGGCTGACCGGCTGATGGAGCGGGCGATCGGAGGCACGGACCGATCGTCGGCGGCCGGTGGCCGGGCTCCCACCCGGGCGGAGCCGCCGGCGTCCGGGACGCTCTCCCGCACCCGGACCGTCACCGTGTGGCTCGACCGACGGTCCCTGCGCGGCTGGCACATCCGCCTTCTCGACCAGCTCGGGCAGCGGCCCGACCATCGGATCCGGGTCGCCTGGGTGGAGCACGCGGAGGGCCTGCCGCCGAACGCGGAGCTCCTGTTCCGTCTGGAGGCCGCCATCCACGGCCTGCCCCGGCCGGGTCTGGCGACCGCCGCGGAACCGGTGGCCCTCGCCCCCTACGAGGCGAGCCCGGAGGGCCCGGAGCCCGGCGGGAGCGGCGCCGACCTCGTCCTCGACCTCTCGGGCAGCCCCGCGGAGCCGGGCTCGGCGCCGGCCTGGCGGCTCGACTACGACGGGATGCCGGGCGAGGCCGGCCTCCTCGCCGCCCTGTTCGCCCACGGAGCGCCGGTGGCGGCGCTGCGCGGGCCGGACGGCAGGCCGGTGGCGGTCGGCCGCCTGGGCGCGGAATCGCACACGGTGATGCTCGCGGCCTTCGAGGGCTACCTCGCGCGGACCATCACGCTGATCCTCGCCGCCCTCGACGGCGCCGCCTCGACGGAGCTTCCCGACGGCGCCGGGGCGCCCCTGAAGCCCGCGGCCGGCTACGACCTCGGCGGCCTGGGCGCGCGCCGTCGGGCCGCCGGTGGGCTCGCCCGGCAGATCGCGCGCAGGCTCTACGCCCTCTGCTTCCACGGCCCGCACTGGCGGGTGGGCTGGCGGCGGATCGCCGGCCCCGACCTGATCGACCTGCGCCGGCATCCGGAGGGCGGCTGGCAGGTCCTCCCCGACGACGGGCGGCGCTTCTACGCCGACCCCTTCGCGATCGCCCGGGACGGCGCCGTGACCCTGTTCGTGGAGGAGTTCGACTACCGCCGCGGCAAGGGCGTGATCGCCGCGGTGGGCTTCGGGGAGAACGGGCCCCGCGGCCGGCCGGAGCCGGTGCTCGAGCTCGAGACCCACCTGTCCTACCCGTTCGTGTTCGAGGCGGACGGGCAGGTCTGGATGATCCCGGAATCCCACGCCTCCGGGACGATCGACCTCTACCGGGCCACCGACTTCCCGCGCGGCTGGGTCCACGAGGCGGTGCTCCTGGACGGGGTCGTGGCCGGGGACGCGACCCTGCTGCA from Methylobacterium radiotolerans JCM 2831 includes the following:
- a CDS encoding RT0821/Lpp0805 family surface protein, giving the protein MRGCACKGPSRRSQIGASVSALSLAMVLCGCSQPLLVFRGDPPAAARVVEEPTVTGSIEKRPVSFGDDLAEEDWRRARAALSVALDPQGNGRPVKWDNPETGLHGSVNPTGLPYVSDELICRNFLASVIAPSRSRFVRGTGCKLSGGPWTLKRVRAASGTGRS